In Streptomyces chartreusis NRRL 3882, the following are encoded in one genomic region:
- a CDS encoding Gfo/Idh/MocA family protein: MTADTVRWGILATGGIAGAFTADLIDLPDAEVVAVASRSEASARTFAERFGIPRAYGDWDALARDEDIDVVYVATPHTAHRTAAGLCLAAGRNVLCEKPFTLNVREAAELVALAREHGRFLMEAMWMYCNPLVRRLKSLVDDGAIGEVRSVQADFGLAGPFPPSHRLRNPELGGGALLDLGVYPVSFAQLLLGEPSDVAARAVLSEEGVDLQTGAVLSWESGALGSVHCSIVGGTATSASVTGSQGRIDIPHGFFFPDRFVLHRDGRDPEEFTADPADGPRNSLRHEAAEVMRALRAGETESPLVPLDGTLAVMRTLDAIRDRVGVRYPGETPDEDLTAELTPA; encoded by the coding sequence ATGACGGCGGACACGGTGCGGTGGGGGATCCTGGCGACCGGGGGGATCGCGGGCGCGTTCACGGCGGACCTGATCGACCTGCCGGACGCGGAGGTCGTGGCGGTGGCGTCCCGGTCGGAGGCGTCCGCGCGGACGTTCGCGGAGCGGTTCGGGATCCCCCGGGCGTACGGCGACTGGGACGCGCTGGCCCGGGACGAGGACATCGATGTCGTCTACGTCGCCACCCCGCACACGGCGCACCGGACCGCCGCCGGTCTGTGTCTGGCGGCCGGGCGGAACGTGCTGTGCGAGAAGCCGTTCACGCTGAACGTGCGCGAGGCGGCGGAACTCGTCGCGCTGGCGCGGGAGCACGGGCGCTTCCTGATGGAGGCGATGTGGATGTACTGCAATCCGCTGGTGCGGCGGCTGAAGTCGCTGGTCGACGACGGGGCGATCGGTGAAGTGCGCAGCGTCCAGGCCGACTTCGGGCTGGCCGGTCCGTTCCCGCCCTCGCACCGGCTGCGGAACCCGGAGCTGGGCGGGGGCGCGCTGCTCGATCTCGGCGTGTATCCGGTGTCGTTCGCGCAGCTGCTGCTCGGGGAGCCGTCGGACGTCGCGGCGAGGGCGGTGCTCTCCGAGGAGGGCGTCGATCTCCAGACGGGGGCAGTGCTCTCCTGGGAGAGCGGCGCTCTCGGCTCGGTGCACTGCTCCATCGTGGGCGGCACGGCGACCTCCGCCTCGGTCACCGGCTCCCAGGGCCGTATCGACATCCCGCACGGCTTCTTCTTCCCGGACCGCTTCGTGCTGCACCGGGACGGCCGCGACCCCGAGGAGTTCACGGCCGACCCGGCGGACGGGCCCCGCAACAGCCTCCGTCACGAGGCGGCCGAGGTGATGCGCGCCCTGCGCGCCGGTGAGACGGAGTCCCCGCTCGTCCCGCTCGACGGCACGCTCGCCGTGATGCGGACGCTCGACGCCATCCGGGACCGCGTCGGCGTCCGCTACCCGGGCGAGACCCCGGACGAGGACCTCACGGCCGAGCTCACGCCGGCTTGA
- a CDS encoding multidrug effflux MFS transporter, whose protein sequence is MPEGGASISNTAQGAAAGTERPDLTPHRRTGLLVTFLLGSLTAVPPLAMDMYLPSLPEVTRSLHAPAATVQLTLTACLAGMALGQLVVGPMSDRWGRRRPLLAGLGVFVVATVLCALAPTVELLVTFRLAQGLAGAAAIVIARAVVRDLYDGMAMARFFSTLMLISGVAPIVAPLIGGQVLRVTDWRGVFVVLTVIGILIGALVWTRLPETLPPAQRHSGGVGEALRAMRGLLADRSFAGYTLTGGFAFAALFAYISASPFVIQEIYGASPQTFSLLFGVNSVGLVLVGQINGKVLVGRVSLDRVLGIGLTIVITAATALLLMSLGVFGEVGLAPVAVALFVLMSAMGITLPNTQALALMRTKHAAGSASALLGTSSFLIGAVASPLVGVAGEDTAVPMAVVQLAAALVALACFVGMCRPWKTDAKTDGHTDAKTDGITDGRGASVEGAGS, encoded by the coding sequence ATGCCCGAGGGTGGGGCGTCCATATCGAACACCGCGCAGGGGGCCGCAGCCGGGACGGAGCGGCCCGACCTCACACCGCACCGCCGCACCGGGCTCCTGGTCACCTTCCTCCTCGGCAGCCTGACCGCCGTACCTCCGCTGGCGATGGACATGTACCTCCCGTCGCTGCCGGAGGTCACCCGCTCCCTGCACGCCCCCGCCGCGACCGTCCAGCTCACCCTCACCGCCTGCCTGGCCGGCATGGCGCTCGGCCAGCTCGTCGTCGGTCCGATGAGCGACCGCTGGGGACGCCGCCGCCCACTGCTCGCCGGACTCGGCGTCTTCGTCGTGGCCACCGTCCTGTGCGCCCTCGCGCCCACCGTCGAACTCCTCGTCACCTTCCGGCTGGCGCAGGGCCTCGCGGGCGCCGCCGCGATCGTCATCGCCCGGGCCGTCGTCCGCGACCTCTACGACGGCATGGCCATGGCCCGCTTCTTCTCCACCCTCATGCTGATCTCCGGGGTCGCCCCGATCGTGGCGCCGCTCATCGGCGGGCAGGTGCTGCGCGTGACGGACTGGCGGGGCGTGTTCGTCGTCCTCACGGTCATCGGCATCCTGATCGGGGCCCTGGTCTGGACGAGGCTGCCCGAGACCCTGCCGCCCGCTCAGCGCCACAGCGGCGGCGTCGGCGAGGCCCTGCGCGCGATGCGCGGCCTGCTCGCCGACCGCTCCTTCGCCGGCTACACCCTCACCGGCGGCTTCGCCTTCGCCGCGCTGTTCGCCTACATCTCGGCGTCCCCGTTCGTCATCCAGGAGATCTACGGCGCATCCCCGCAGACGTTCAGCCTGCTGTTCGGCGTCAACTCCGTCGGGCTGGTCCTCGTCGGCCAGATCAACGGCAAGGTCCTCGTCGGCCGGGTCAGCCTGGACCGCGTCCTGGGGATCGGCCTGACCATCGTCATCACCGCCGCGACCGCGCTGCTGCTGATGTCCCTGGGCGTGTTCGGCGAGGTCGGTCTCGCGCCCGTCGCCGTCGCGCTGTTCGTCCTGATGTCCGCGATGGGCATCACCCTGCCCAACACCCAGGCCCTCGCCCTGATGCGCACCAAGCACGCCGCCGGCTCAGCGTCCGCCCTGCTCGGCACCTCGTCGTTCCTCATCGGCGCGGTCGCCTCCCCGCTCGTCGGCGTCGCCGGGGAGGACACGGCCGTCCCGATGGCCGTCGTCCAACTGGCCGCCGCCCTGGTGGCACTGGCCTGTTTCGTGGGAATGTGCCGACCCTGGAAGACGGACGCGAAGACGGACGGGCACACGGACGCGAAGACGGACGGAATCACGGACGGCAGGGGCGCGAGCGTGGAGGGAGCAGGGAGCTGA
- a CDS encoding serine hydrolase domain-containing protein: MRDGTPERAGLDPGELRHLVREVHVLTTGQRPWAPGAVLVVGRGPVIAVEEAAGWAVRYSAYDEDTDTGVELPAEDRVPMTVGTPFDLASLTKLFTAVAAVQQIERGTLGIDAKVGAYLPDFTAAARHHITVRQLLTHTSGLRPELPLYDCADDAGRLAALRTEAPVGAPGTYRYSDLNMLLLQHLLERITGRTLDVLFRDGITRPLGMTATEFGPCPGAAATEDQRRPWAKADRGMLRGDVHDENAWALGGVAGHAGLFSTGRDLAVFCRTLLAGGSYGPARILGPDFVDLLFTPPGLGFLLDQPWFMGDLAGRGAAGHTGFTGTSLVLDRATDTFLILLTNAVHPRRRRPDSAPRAAAGSRVARAVRGM; this comes from the coding sequence CTGCGCGACGGCACGCCGGAACGGGCCGGTCTCGACCCCGGGGAACTGCGCCACCTGGTCCGGGAGGTCCACGTCCTCACCACCGGGCAGCGCCCCTGGGCGCCGGGCGCGGTCCTCGTCGTCGGACGCGGCCCCGTGATCGCGGTCGAGGAGGCGGCGGGCTGGGCCGTACGCTACTCGGCCTACGACGAGGACACCGACACCGGCGTGGAACTGCCCGCCGAGGACCGGGTCCCGATGACCGTCGGCACCCCCTTCGACCTCGCGTCCCTGACCAAGTTGTTCACAGCCGTGGCCGCCGTGCAGCAGATCGAGCGCGGCACGCTCGGCATCGACGCGAAGGTCGGGGCATATCTGCCCGACTTCACGGCGGCCGCCCGGCACCACATCACCGTACGGCAGCTGCTCACCCACACCTCCGGGCTGCGGCCCGAACTCCCGCTGTACGACTGCGCCGACGACGCCGGGCGGCTGGCCGCGCTGCGGACGGAGGCGCCGGTCGGGGCACCGGGCACGTACCGCTACTCCGACCTGAACATGCTGCTCCTCCAGCACCTCCTGGAACGCATCACCGGCCGCACGCTCGACGTGCTCTTCCGCGACGGCATCACGCGGCCGCTGGGCATGACGGCGACGGAGTTCGGGCCGTGCCCCGGGGCGGCGGCGACGGAGGACCAGCGGCGGCCGTGGGCCAAGGCGGACCGGGGGATGCTGCGGGGCGACGTGCACGACGAGAACGCCTGGGCGCTGGGCGGCGTGGCGGGCCACGCGGGCCTGTTCTCCACCGGCCGCGACCTCGCGGTGTTCTGCCGCACCCTCCTCGCCGGCGGCTCCTACGGCCCCGCCCGCATCCTCGGCCCCGACTTCGTCGACCTCCTCTTCACGCCACCCGGCCTGGGCTTCTTGCTCGACCAGCCGTGGTTCATGGGCGATCTGGCGGGGCGCGGCGCGGCGGGCCACACGGGCTTCACGGGCACGTCCCTCGTCCTGGACCGGGCGACGGACACGTTCCTCATCCTCCTCACGAACGCGGTCCATCCCCGTCGCCGCCGCCCGGACAGCGCCCCGAGGGCGGCGGCGGGGTCGCGGGTGGCCCGGGCGGTTCGGGGGATGTGA
- a CDS encoding cupin domain-containing protein produces the protein MSLLKTIDTDPSFAPRESGPLPERLISGDPTFKTWAQDTARGETINTGVWEATPGETRSIKGEIFEFCHILSGVVEITPEGGEPVVYKAGDSFVMKPGFVGVWKTIETVRKIYLTVS, from the coding sequence ATGTCGCTCCTGAAGACCATCGACACCGATCCCTCGTTCGCCCCCCGCGAGTCCGGCCCGCTGCCGGAACGCCTGATCTCCGGCGACCCGACGTTCAAGACCTGGGCACAGGACACCGCCCGTGGGGAAACGATCAATACGGGTGTCTGGGAAGCCACGCCCGGCGAGACGCGCTCGATCAAGGGCGAGATCTTCGAGTTCTGCCACATCCTTTCCGGCGTCGTCGAAATCACGCCGGAAGGTGGCGAGCCGGTGGTCTACAAGGCAGGCGACAGCTTTGTCATGAAGCCTGGCTTCGTCGGTGTCTGGAAGACCATCGAAACCGTGCGCAAGATCTACCTGACCGTGTCGTGA
- a CDS encoding RICIN domain-containing protein — MNNPTNGGRRGRHRRRWTATGLLLGVPAVLVPYLLYAQEDSQAATVDGDAYYRLVSVRSGKVMDVNAFSTADGTRIQQWTDQSTANQQWRLKPAGDGYYELVNRNSGKVLGIAGNSTAQGAAAEQQTDSSSPSQEWRINEVSGSGAVTFTSRRSGQVLDVSSGSTAEGAAVVQYPDRGGTNQQWKLVKTAEPRTAGAGTARPTAAAGPYVWKNAQVVGGGYVTGLVFNPREKGLLYARTDMGGAYRWDTGAEQWIPLTDWIGEKDWNLLGIDSVATDPVDPKRLYLMAGTYTNEWAGNGAILRSTDRGRTFKRTDLPFKVGGNEDGRGAGERLAIDPADPGTLLLGTRKNGLWRSTDHGVTWRQVSSFPVKNGASSGGGVSFVTYGPAGSKTIYVGVNDKSTSLYRSTDGGSTWQAVSGQPTGEMPQHGVLSGDGSLYLTYTNALGPNGVTGGSVWKYTPARGTWKNISPSRGDYGFSGLAVDPRKPSTVMVTTLGRWWPQDEIYRSTDGGTTWKALADKSVRNASAAPYVGTHTGHWMTALAIDPFDSGHVLYGTGNGILRSKDAGASDSGGTSHWSMGARGLEETALLDAIAPPGGAAVITAMGDQGGFRHDDLTKVPSGRLKNPMMTNSTDIDFAQSKPSMMVRVGRGGAQDGAYSTDGGRSWNGFEAEPVASAQDGRVALAADGSTIVWTQAGQAPYRSTDKGASWSRVGGLGNDAVVVADRSSARTFYSLSGGTLYASTDGGATFTARAGNLPDGRLTAVPGIAGDLWIAGSGKGLLHSTDGGRTFTTLRSVQSASALGFGKAKPGTGYQALYLIGTVKNVTGVFRSTDKGATWLRVNDDAHQWGAIGGVGVITGDPDSYGRVYVGTNGRGLQYGDPS, encoded by the coding sequence ATGAACAACCCCACGAACGGCGGACGCCGCGGGCGTCACCGCCGCCGCTGGACCGCCACCGGTCTGCTGCTCGGCGTGCCCGCCGTCCTCGTGCCGTATCTCCTGTACGCACAGGAGGACTCGCAGGCCGCGACGGTCGACGGCGATGCCTACTACCGGCTGGTTTCCGTGCGCAGCGGCAAGGTGATGGACGTCAACGCCTTCTCCACCGCCGACGGCACCCGTATCCAGCAGTGGACCGACCAGAGCACCGCCAACCAGCAGTGGAGGCTGAAACCCGCCGGGGACGGCTACTACGAGCTGGTGAACCGCAACAGCGGCAAAGTGCTGGGCATAGCGGGCAACTCGACCGCCCAGGGCGCCGCCGCCGAGCAGCAGACCGACAGCTCCTCCCCTTCCCAGGAATGGCGGATCAACGAGGTGAGCGGTTCCGGCGCCGTCACCTTCACCTCCCGCAGGAGCGGCCAGGTCCTGGATGTCTCCTCAGGCTCCACGGCCGAGGGGGCGGCAGTCGTCCAGTATCCCGACCGGGGCGGCACCAACCAGCAGTGGAAGCTGGTCAAGACGGCCGAGCCCCGCACGGCCGGGGCGGGCACTGCGCGGCCCACGGCCGCGGCCGGACCGTATGTGTGGAAGAACGCCCAGGTGGTGGGCGGCGGTTACGTCACCGGGCTGGTGTTCAACCCGCGGGAGAAGGGCCTGCTGTACGCGCGCACCGACATGGGCGGCGCCTACCGCTGGGACACCGGGGCCGAGCAGTGGATCCCGCTGACCGACTGGATCGGCGAGAAGGACTGGAACCTGCTGGGCATCGACTCGGTGGCCACCGACCCGGTCGACCCCAAGCGGCTCTACCTCATGGCGGGCACCTACACCAACGAGTGGGCGGGCAACGGCGCGATCCTGCGCTCCACGGACCGGGGCCGCACCTTCAAGCGCACCGATCTGCCGTTCAAGGTGGGCGGCAACGAGGACGGCCGCGGGGCGGGCGAACGGCTCGCGATCGACCCCGCGGACCCCGGCACCCTGCTGCTGGGCACCCGCAAGAACGGCCTGTGGCGCAGCACCGACCACGGCGTGACATGGAGGCAGGTCTCCTCGTTCCCCGTCAAGAACGGGGCGAGCAGCGGCGGGGGCGTCTCCTTCGTGACGTACGGCCCGGCCGGGAGCAAGACGATCTACGTCGGCGTCAACGACAAGTCCACCTCCCTCTACCGCTCCACCGACGGCGGCAGCACCTGGCAGGCCGTCTCCGGGCAGCCCACCGGCGAGATGCCGCAGCACGGCGTCCTCTCCGGTGACGGCTCGCTCTACCTGACGTACACCAACGCCCTCGGACCCAACGGCGTGACGGGGGGCTCGGTGTGGAAGTACACGCCGGCCCGCGGGACGTGGAAGAACATCTCCCCGTCCAGGGGCGACTACGGGTTCTCCGGTCTGGCCGTCGACCCCCGCAAGCCCTCCACGGTGATGGTCACCACCCTCGGCCGCTGGTGGCCCCAGGACGAGATCTACCGCAGCACCGACGGCGGCACGACCTGGAAGGCACTGGCCGACAAGTCGGTGCGCAACGCCTCCGCCGCTCCTTACGTCGGCACCCATACCGGGCACTGGATGACCGCCCTGGCCATCGACCCCTTCGACTCCGGGCACGTGCTGTACGGCACCGGCAACGGCATCCTGCGCAGCAAGGACGCGGGCGCCTCCGACAGCGGCGGTACCAGCCACTGGAGCATGGGCGCCCGAGGGCTGGAGGAGACCGCGCTGTTGGACGCGATCGCCCCGCCCGGCGGCGCCGCGGTCATCACCGCCATGGGCGACCAGGGCGGCTTCCGGCACGACGACCTGACCAAGGTGCCCTCCGGGCGGCTGAAGAACCCGATGATGACCAACAGCACCGACATCGACTTCGCCCAGTCCAAGCCCTCGATGATGGTCCGCGTCGGCCGGGGCGGCGCGCAGGACGGCGCCTACTCCACCGACGGCGGCCGCAGCTGGAACGGCTTCGAGGCAGAGCCGGTGGCCAGCGCCCAGGACGGCCGTGTCGCGCTCGCGGCGGACGGCTCCACCATCGTCTGGACGCAGGCCGGTCAGGCCCCGTACCGCTCGACCGACAAGGGGGCGAGCTGGTCGCGGGTCGGCGGCCTGGGCAACGACGCCGTGGTCGTCGCCGACCGCTCCTCGGCCAGGACCTTCTACTCCCTGTCCGGCGGCACGCTCTACGCCAGCACCGACGGCGGCGCGACCTTCACCGCCCGCGCCGGCAACCTGCCCGACGGCCGGCTCACGGCCGTCCCCGGCATCGCCGGGGACCTGTGGATCGCCGGCAGTGGCAAGGGACTGCTGCACTCCACCGACGGCGGCCGGACCTTCACCACGCTCAGGTCGGTGCAGTCCGCCTCCGCCCTCGGCTTCGGCAAGGCCAAGCCGGGCACCGGCTACCAGGCCCTGTACCTGATCGGCACCGTCAAGAACGTCACCGGAGTCTTCCGCTCCACCGACAAGGGCGCCACCTGGCTCCGCGTCAACGACGACGCCCACCAGTGGGGCGCCATCGGCGGCGTCGGTGTCATCACCGGCGACCCGGACAGCTACGGCCGCGTCTATGTCGGCACCAACGGACGCGGCCTGCAGTACGGCGACCCGTCCTGA
- a CDS encoding small ribosomal subunit Rsm22 family protein, which translates to MNAPAPPAETLRAALAGLLDGLPPRQASQAVERLIASYRGATPTDAPILRDRADVAAYAAYRMPATFEAVRSALEAFAEAAPGWVPGSHTDVGGGTGAAAWAVSATWGGERPVTVLDWAEPALALGREIAAADPALRDVRWQRSRIGAALTLESTDLVTVSYVLNELTAPDRTALVDAAASAAQAVVIVEPGTPDGYARVIEARDRLVEAGFHVAAPCPHSAACPIAPGTDWCHFSARVSRSSLHRQVKGGSLAYEDEKFAYVAAARFPVAPAPSRVVRRPQIRKGQVLLDLCETEPSLRRATVTKRHGDLYKAARDADWGDAWPPAP; encoded by the coding sequence GTGAACGCCCCCGCACCCCCGGCCGAAACCCTCCGTGCCGCCCTCGCCGGTCTGCTCGACGGGCTGCCGCCCCGGCAGGCCTCGCAGGCGGTCGAGCGGCTCATCGCCAGCTACCGCGGGGCCACCCCGACCGACGCTCCCATCCTGCGCGACCGGGCCGACGTCGCCGCCTACGCCGCCTACCGGATGCCCGCGACCTTCGAGGCGGTGCGGTCGGCTCTGGAGGCGTTCGCCGAGGCCGCGCCCGGGTGGGTGCCCGGATCGCACACCGACGTCGGCGGCGGTACGGGTGCCGCGGCCTGGGCCGTGAGCGCGACCTGGGGCGGGGAGCGGCCCGTCACCGTGCTCGACTGGGCCGAGCCCGCGCTCGCCCTGGGCCGGGAGATCGCCGCGGCCGACCCGGCCCTGCGGGACGTACGGTGGCAGCGCTCTCGGATCGGAGCGGCGCTCACCCTGGAGAGCACTGATCTCGTCACCGTCTCCTACGTCCTCAACGAGCTGACCGCCCCCGACCGCACCGCCCTCGTCGACGCCGCCGCGTCCGCCGCACAGGCCGTCGTGATCGTCGAGCCCGGCACCCCCGACGGCTACGCCCGCGTCATCGAGGCCCGCGACCGGCTGGTCGAGGCCGGTTTCCACGTCGCCGCGCCCTGCCCGCACAGCGCCGCCTGCCCCATCGCCCCGGGCACGGACTGGTGCCACTTCTCCGCCCGGGTCAGCCGTTCCTCCCTGCACCGCCAGGTCAAGGGCGGCTCCCTCGCCTACGAGGACGAGAAGTTCGCTTACGTCGCCGCCGCCCGCTTCCCCGTCGCCCCGGCACCCTCCCGTGTCGTCCGGCGCCCGCAGATCCGCAAGGGCCAGGTCCTCCTCGACCTGTGCGAGACCGAACCGTCCCTGCGCCGTGCCACCGTCACCAAGCGCCACGGCGACCTCTACAAGGCGGCACGGGACGCGGACTGGGGCGACGCCTGGCCCCCGGCGCCCTGA
- a CDS encoding S28 family serine protease — MRVWTRRRLLASAVSAASAAGLAATAAVPARAAGAPRAGSGEHDVADALRALPGLRLIEERQDAEPGYRHFVLGLRQPVDHTNPAAGTFEQRLTLLHTAADRPMVLTTTGYHAVLTPWRSEPTILLGANQLQAEHRYFGASLPAGPGYAHLTIRQAADDHHRVVRLLRRLYPGAWLSTGSSKGGMASVYHRRFHPHDVDGTVVYSAPNNVDDRDDSAYLRFLETVGTAPDREAVKAAQRQMLLRRAEMVARYEAWATARGDTFRIIGSADQAFEIAVLRLLFMFWQRATPTDVTSIPGPGATTDELYAWLDAWAGLSLYADTAARRYVPYWYQIGTQLGYGDVPTAHVADLLRHPGGIAARNFVPRDIPMVFDTTAMPDIDRWVRRRGSRLLFVNGAQDPSVAEHFRPAGADSRILWVPGGNHSVDIANLSPADRAWAEEALSRWAGQD; from the coding sequence ATGCGCGTCTGGACGAGACGACGGCTGCTCGCCTCGGCGGTATCCGCCGCCTCCGCTGCCGGCCTCGCCGCGACGGCGGCCGTACCGGCACGGGCGGCGGGCGCTCCCCGGGCCGGGTCCGGGGAGCACGACGTGGCGGACGCCCTGCGGGCCCTGCCCGGACTGCGTCTGATCGAAGAGCGGCAGGACGCCGAACCCGGGTACCGGCACTTCGTCCTGGGCCTGCGCCAGCCGGTCGACCACACGAACCCCGCGGCCGGCACCTTCGAGCAGCGCCTCACCCTGCTGCACACCGCCGCCGACCGGCCCATGGTGCTCACCACCACGGGCTACCACGCGGTCCTCACGCCCTGGCGGAGCGAACCGACGATCCTGCTCGGCGCCAACCAACTCCAGGCGGAACACCGCTACTTCGGCGCCTCGCTCCCCGCCGGGCCCGGCTACGCCCACCTCACGATCCGCCAGGCCGCCGACGACCACCACCGCGTCGTCCGCCTCTTGCGCCGGCTCTACCCCGGCGCGTGGCTCTCCACCGGCAGCAGCAAGGGCGGCATGGCGAGCGTCTACCACCGCCGCTTCCACCCCCACGACGTGGACGGCACGGTGGTCTACTCGGCCCCGAACAACGTCGACGACCGCGACGACTCCGCCTACCTCCGCTTCCTGGAGACGGTCGGCACCGCTCCCGACCGTGAGGCCGTCAAGGCCGCCCAGCGGCAGATGCTGCTGCGCCGGGCCGAGATGGTCGCCCGCTACGAGGCCTGGGCGACCGCCCGGGGCGACACCTTCCGCATCATCGGCAGCGCCGACCAGGCGTTCGAGATCGCCGTGCTGCGTCTGCTGTTCATGTTCTGGCAGCGCGCAACGCCGACCGACGTGACCTCGATCCCCGGCCCGGGGGCGACGACCGACGAGCTGTACGCGTGGCTGGACGCATGGGCGGGGCTGTCCCTGTACGCCGACACCGCGGCGCGGCGGTACGTCCCGTACTGGTACCAGATCGGCACGCAACTGGGGTACGGCGATGTCCCCACCGCCCACGTGGCGGACCTGCTGCGCCACCCCGGCGGCATCGCGGCGCGCAACTTCGTCCCCCGGGACATCCCCATGGTCTTCGACACGACGGCCATGCCCGACATCGACCGCTGGGTGCGCCGTCGCGGCAGCCGGCTGCTGTTCGTCAACGGCGCCCAGGACCCCTCTGTCGCCGAGCACTTCCGACCTGCGGGTGCCGACTCACGCATCCTGTGGGTGCCGGGCGGCAATCACAGCGTCGACATCGCGAACCTGTCCCCCGCCGACCGGGCCTGGGCGGAGGAGGCGTTGTCCCGCTGGGCCGGTCAGGACTGA
- a CDS encoding DUF6243 family protein, which yields MTRGGAGNLLGVGGSRRKLGREALRGGGRGGRIGGGLDPQAHKRELLRKLQEQRQQQERQEDGTTDESS from the coding sequence ATGACCCGAGGCGGAGCCGGAAACCTGCTGGGCGTCGGCGGATCGCGGCGGAAGCTCGGCCGCGAGGCGCTGCGCGGCGGCGGCCGGGGCGGCCGGATCGGCGGCGGCCTCGATCCGCAGGCCCACAAGCGCGAGCTGCTGCGCAAACTCCAGGAGCAACGGCAGCAGCAGGAACGACAGGAGGACGGTACGACCGACGAGTCGTCGTGA
- a CDS encoding TetR/AcrR family transcriptional regulator: MSAPKSARSAPGKSAPDASRRSEKSRRAIYDAALALVVEVGYPKTTIEGIAARAGVGKQTIYRWWSSKADVLMEAFLDLGEQSLREAGPVPYAFPDTGDLAADVKGVLRATVDQLRDPRFEAPSRALAAEGVVNEQLGREFVAKLMQPSLDLYIGRLRAAQEAGQVRADIDPRIALEFFISPLAQRWLQHTGPISYEYTDTLVDYALHGLAPR, from the coding sequence ATGTCCGCACCGAAGTCCGCCCGGTCCGCCCCCGGCAAGTCCGCCCCCGACGCCTCCCGGCGCAGCGAGAAGTCCCGTCGCGCCATCTACGACGCCGCCCTCGCGCTCGTCGTGGAGGTCGGCTATCCGAAGACCACCATCGAGGGCATCGCCGCCCGCGCCGGCGTGGGGAAGCAGACGATCTACCGCTGGTGGTCGTCGAAGGCGGACGTGCTGATGGAGGCGTTCCTCGATCTGGGCGAGCAGTCCCTGCGGGAGGCGGGACCGGTGCCGTACGCCTTCCCCGACACCGGCGACCTCGCCGCCGACGTCAAGGGCGTCCTGCGCGCCACCGTCGACCAGTTGCGCGACCCGAGGTTCGAGGCGCCGTCCCGCGCGCTGGCCGCCGAGGGGGTGGTGAACGAGCAGCTCGGCCGCGAGTTCGTGGCCAAGCTCATGCAGCCCTCACTCGACCTCTACATCGGCCGGCTGCGCGCCGCGCAGGAGGCAGGGCAGGTCCGGGCCGACATCGACCCGCGCATCGCCCTGGAGTTCTTCATCTCCCCGCTCGCCCAGCGCTGGCTCCAGCACACGGGCCCGATCTCCTACGAGTACACCGACACCCTCGTCGACTACGCCCTTCACGGCCTCGCACCGCGCTGA
- a CDS encoding glycerophosphodiester phosphodiesterase, protein MVTRIALTGLASAVSVVSLTLTGPVGAAPALPSGLRPLEGRTRPLEWGTGPLTVAALPRVTYVAHRGGAREVPENSMTGLVAAYERGTSQVLDFDTRLLRDGTPVVFHDETLNRTTYLGGEVRGLDAREWQGVRLRPKDALPGSWRSERPPTVEEVLDRFGGRIVLMLEAKDPRSLGRLAGMIRARGLTRSVFVNSNDPEVARRVHRLGLLTQLWRSARQLRTDRPERWRSYVDLLDVDHRARDADLVRAVKSGIRRVWAHTVVTDAQRDRVLALGCDGVITDAPGRLARAARRGTRQGTQRGARP, encoded by the coding sequence ATGGTCACAAGGATCGCGCTGACGGGCCTCGCCTCCGCGGTTTCCGTGGTCTCGCTGACCCTCACGGGACCGGTCGGCGCCGCCCCGGCCCTGCCGTCGGGCCTGCGCCCGCTGGAGGGACGCACCCGCCCGCTGGAGTGGGGCACCGGCCCCCTGACGGTGGCGGCGCTCCCCCGGGTCACGTACGTGGCCCACCGCGGCGGCGCCCGCGAGGTCCCCGAGAACAGCATGACGGGGCTGGTGGCCGCCTATGAGCGCGGTACGTCGCAGGTGCTGGACTTCGACACGCGGCTGCTGCGCGACGGGACGCCCGTGGTGTTCCACGACGAGACCCTGAACCGCACCACCTACCTGGGCGGCGAGGTGCGCGGCCTCGACGCCCGGGAGTGGCAGGGCGTCCGGCTGCGCCCGAAGGACGCGCTGCCCGGCAGCTGGCGCTCGGAACGGCCGCCGACGGTCGAGGAGGTACTGGATCGTTTCGGCGGGCGGATCGTGCTGATGCTGGAGGCGAAGGATCCGCGGAGTCTCGGCCGGCTGGCCGGGATGATCCGGGCCCGCGGCCTGACCCGCTCGGTGTTCGTGAACTCCAACGACCCGGAGGTGGCCCGCCGCGTCCACCGCCTCGGCCTGCTCACGCAGTTGTGGCGCTCGGCGCGGCAACTGCGCACGGACCGCCCGGAGCGCTGGCGGTCGTACGTGGACCTGCTGGACGTGGACCACCGTGCGCGTGACGCGGATCTCGTGCGGGCGGTGAAGTCGGGGATCCGGCGGGTGTGGGCGCACACGGTGGTGACGGACGCGCAGCGGGACCGGGTGCTGGCGCTGGGCTGCGACGGGGTGATCACGGACGCGCCGGGGCGCCTCGCGCGGGCCGCCCGGCGCGGCACTCGGCAGGGCACTCAGCGCGGTGCGAGGCCGTGA